One genomic window of Cryomorphaceae bacterium includes the following:
- the gldA gene encoding gliding motility-associated ABC transporter ATP-binding subunit GldA, whose protein sequence is MSIEVKEVSKRYGEQLALNNVSFNIASGEVVGFLGPNGAGKSTMMKIITGYIPPTSGTASVCGHDVMEDSKAARRNVGYLPEHNPLYLDMYVKEYLRFVAGMYKVKNARERTDEMIELVGLTLEQKKPIGALSKGYRQRVGLAQAMIHDPAVLILDEPTSGLDPNQLSEIRSLIRTIGEKKTVMLSTHIMQEVEAICDRVIIINRGNIVADSPVNVLMSNVTRMKVLVVEFNALTSSGDLKKLKGVQRVEHVDGFQYRISHAPELDLREDLFQFAVQHKLSVLGMQAEHQKLEDIFKQLTHVEQTN, encoded by the coding sequence ATGTCCATCGAAGTTAAAGAAGTAAGTAAACGCTACGGAGAGCAACTAGCCCTGAACAATGTGAGCTTCAACATCGCCTCGGGCGAGGTGGTTGGTTTTCTGGGGCCGAACGGAGCGGGAAAATCAACCATGATGAAAATCATCACAGGCTACATCCCTCCTACTTCCGGAACGGCATCGGTGTGTGGCCATGACGTGATGGAAGACTCGAAGGCAGCACGGCGAAATGTGGGATACCTTCCCGAACACAATCCGCTGTACCTTGACATGTATGTAAAGGAGTACCTTCGTTTTGTGGCAGGCATGTACAAGGTGAAAAATGCCCGCGAGCGCACGGATGAGATGATTGAACTGGTTGGACTTACCCTCGAACAAAAAAAACCCATCGGTGCCTTGAGCAAAGGTTACCGGCAACGGGTGGGCCTGGCACAGGCAATGATTCACGACCCCGCAGTGCTCATACTTGACGAGCCCACCAGCGGACTTGACCCCAACCAACTGTCTGAAATACGTAGTCTGATTCGCACCATCGGCGAAAAGAAAACGGTGATGCTTTCTACCCACATCATGCAGGAGGTAGAGGCAATTTGCGACCGGGTGATTATTATCAACCGCGGTAACATTGTGGCCGACAGCCCGGTAAATGTCCTTATGAGTAACGTTACACGGATGAAGGTTTTGGTGGTTGAGTTCAATGCTCTCACTTCTTCGGGTGATCTCAAAAAACTGAAAGGTGTTCAGCGAGTGGAACACGTTGATGGATTTCAGTATCGCATCAGTCATGCTCCCGAACTGGATTTAAGAGAAGACCTTTTTCAATTTGCGGTACAGCACAAACTCTCGGTGCTGGGTATGCAGGCTGAGCATCAGAAGCTCGAAGATATTTTCAAGCAGCTTACGCACGTAGAGCAAACTAACTAA
- a CDS encoding pyrophosphatase, with amino-acid sequence MTIRESQEMVDEWIKTHGVRYFSELTNMVILTEEVGELARIMARRYGDQSEKESDKGLDIGDEMADILWVLLCLANQCNVNLAQAFLANYEKKTQRDINRHKNNPKLRPQ; translated from the coding sequence ATGACAATCAGAGAGAGCCAGGAAATGGTAGATGAATGGATTAAAACCCATGGTGTGCGATACTTCAGCGAACTCACCAATATGGTAATTCTTACTGAAGAGGTTGGAGAACTGGCGCGAATTATGGCCCGGCGATACGGTGATCAATCCGAAAAAGAAAGTGACAAGGGTCTGGACATTGGAGATGAAATGGCAGATATCCTGTGGGTTTTGCTCTGTTTGGCCAATCAATGCAACGTGAATTTAGCCCAGGCTTTTCTGGCTAATTATGAGAAGAAAACGCAGCGCGATATCAATCGGCATAAGAACAACCCGAAGCTGCGGCCGCAGTAG
- a CDS encoding ATP-binding cassette domain-containing protein — protein sequence MFGVGNVSLHFGDRPIFDGISFQVNDQDRIGLVGRNGAGKSTLLKLMAGLIKPQEGDVASSSGYTIGYLPQEIDHHSDQSVIQAVAEARQEEQRLLSRIAEIQSAFDAGVDDMDKMAELLDEFNLLNERYQLIGGQSSEELIERVLKGLGFSRQDFDRSLNEFSGGWKMRVELAKILVTSPDLLLLDEPTNHLDIESIEWLEGFLSNYNGSMVLISHDVAFLDAVTSRTIEIVNGKIRDYKASYSGFLEQREIIIEKQRQEARNQERTVRETEALINKFRAKSSKASFAQSLIKKLDRMERVVVDEDQHESLNLRFPEAPRPGKVVLRANGIGKQYGSKHLFGDVQLELERGEKVALIGKNGIGKTTLLRILVGDETPDDGDVNLGHQVQMGYFAQHQTTTLDENLTVFEVIDQEATGEMRTRIRSLLGAFLFSGDEVYKKVKVLSGGEKSRLALCRLMLKPYNLLIMDEPTNHLDIDSKDVLKQALQQFPGALLIVSHDRHFLQGLTDKLFEIESGGLKTHLKDIQTFLAEKNAANIANYERTAKAKAVDPATEKGKAVHGARRKELEKEVRRIKGQVQKLEGKITELEEKLAVLNRESAELDFSNQEAVRASFEEITSVKNALSHSEEEWAQAIEKLEQAEQQLSESQ from the coding sequence ATGTTTGGAGTTGGTAATGTAAGCTTACACTTTGGAGATCGTCCCATTTTTGATGGAATCTCCTTCCAGGTGAATGACCAGGACCGAATAGGTTTGGTAGGGCGAAACGGTGCAGGCAAATCTACCTTGCTCAAGCTTATGGCGGGCCTCATCAAGCCTCAGGAAGGCGATGTGGCGAGTTCCAGCGGATATACCATCGGCTACCTGCCCCAAGAGATTGACCACCACTCTGATCAATCTGTGATTCAGGCCGTGGCAGAAGCCCGACAGGAAGAGCAGCGATTATTGAGTCGAATCGCTGAGATTCAATCCGCATTCGATGCAGGAGTGGACGACATGGACAAGATGGCTGAGCTGCTGGATGAGTTCAATTTGCTTAATGAGCGCTACCAACTGATTGGAGGCCAATCCTCCGAAGAGCTTATTGAGCGCGTGCTGAAAGGTCTGGGTTTTTCCCGGCAGGATTTTGATCGCTCACTCAACGAATTCAGCGGAGGTTGGAAAATGAGGGTTGAGTTGGCCAAGATTCTGGTTACTTCACCCGACTTGCTTCTGCTGGATGAGCCTACCAACCACCTCGATATTGAATCCATAGAGTGGCTGGAGGGGTTTTTGTCCAACTACAACGGATCGATGGTGCTCATCTCACACGACGTGGCTTTTCTGGACGCAGTGACCTCTCGCACCATTGAGATTGTAAACGGTAAAATCCGCGATTACAAAGCCTCCTATTCAGGTTTTCTGGAGCAGCGCGAAATCATCATTGAAAAGCAGCGGCAGGAAGCCCGCAATCAGGAGCGCACGGTGCGCGAAACCGAGGCACTCATCAATAAATTCAGGGCCAAAAGTTCCAAAGCCTCCTTTGCTCAGTCGCTCATCAAAAAACTAGACCGCATGGAGCGGGTTGTTGTAGATGAAGACCAGCACGAATCGCTCAACCTTCGCTTTCCCGAAGCGCCAAGACCCGGAAAAGTGGTGCTCCGGGCCAATGGCATCGGCAAGCAATACGGAAGTAAGCACCTGTTTGGTGATGTACAGCTTGAACTTGAGCGCGGCGAGAAAGTTGCACTCATCGGTAAGAACGGAATTGGTAAAACCACTTTGCTGCGCATTCTGGTGGGCGACGAAACACCGGATGACGGAGATGTAAACCTCGGACATCAGGTGCAAATGGGCTATTTTGCGCAGCACCAAACCACCACCCTCGATGAAAACCTCACGGTTTTTGAGGTGATCGATCAGGAGGCCACTGGTGAGATGCGCACGCGCATCCGAAGTTTGTTGGGGGCATTTCTGTTTAGTGGGGACGAGGTGTACAAAAAGGTAAAAGTGCTGAGCGGAGGAGAAAAATCAAGGCTGGCACTTTGCAGGTTGATGCTCAAACCTTACAACCTTCTCATCATGGATGAGCCCACCAACCATCTCGATATTGACTCGAAAGATGTGTTGAAACAGGCGCTTCAACAATTTCCGGGCGCGCTGCTTATCGTGTCGCACGATCGACACTTTTTGCAGGGCCTTACCGATAAGCTTTTCGAAATTGAATCGGGAGGACTGAAAACACACTTAAAAGACATTCAGACTTTTTTGGCAGAGAAAAACGCTGCCAACATCGCCAATTATGAGCGGACTGCCAAAGCCAAAGCGGTGGATCCGGCAACAGAAAAAGGAAAGGCGGTGCATGGTGCACGCAGAAAAGAACTCGAAAAAGAAGTGAGGCGAATTAAGGGGCAGGTGCAAAAACTGGAGGGTAAAATCACCGAACTTGAAGAAAAACTTGCGGTGTTGAACCGCGAAAGTGCTGAGCTCGACTTTAGCAACCAGGAGGCGGTGAGGGCCAGCTTTGAAGAAATCACCTCGGTAAAAAATGCTCTTTCGCACTCAGAAGAAGAGTGGGCACAAGCCATAGAAAAACTGGAACAAGCAGAGCAACAGCTGAGTGAATCGCAATAA
- a CDS encoding ribosome biogenesis GTPase Der: MRKVVAIVGRPNVGKSTLFNRLTESRDAIVDSVSGVTRDRHYGIAEWNGVRFSVIDTGGYTINSEDVFEQAIRRQVELAVEESNVILYLVDWQSGITDYDEAIARLLRKSGKEVLLVCNKIDSPDKTPLAAEFYSLGLGEVYTVSAVNGGGTGDMLDALVELLGKPVAEEEDPDIPRFAVVGRPNVGKSSLINALTGEDRNIVTDVAGTTRDTIGTRYRSYGFDFLLMDTAGIRKKAKVHDDLEFYSVIRSIRAIESSDVCFLLIDALEGLEKQDLNIFSMILKNKKGVVILVNKWDVYEKDQHSTRKLEEEIREKLAPFNDVPILFVSAITKQRIHKALETGIEVFQNRKQRISTSRLNDVMLEIIERTPPPAIKGKYVRIKYVTQIPTHVPSFVFFCNLPQYIKDPYKRFVENKLRENFSFTGVPINVFFRQK, from the coding sequence ATGAGAAAAGTTGTAGCCATAGTAGGACGCCCCAATGTGGGCAAGTCCACTCTTTTTAACCGATTAACCGAGTCGCGCGATGCCATTGTTGATTCCGTGAGCGGAGTTACCCGCGACCGGCATTACGGCATTGCCGAATGGAATGGGGTGAGGTTTTCTGTGATTGATACCGGTGGGTACACCATCAATTCAGAAGATGTATTTGAACAGGCTATTCGTCGTCAGGTAGAGCTTGCGGTAGAGGAATCGAATGTTATTCTTTACCTGGTGGATTGGCAATCGGGCATTACCGATTACGACGAGGCTATTGCACGGCTTCTCCGAAAATCAGGAAAAGAGGTGCTGCTGGTTTGCAACAAAATTGACTCGCCAGACAAGACTCCCCTTGCAGCCGAATTTTATTCGCTAGGGCTGGGAGAAGTGTACACCGTCTCAGCCGTGAATGGTGGAGGTACAGGTGATATGCTTGATGCCCTTGTAGAACTGCTCGGAAAGCCGGTTGCAGAGGAAGAAGATCCGGATATTCCTCGTTTTGCCGTGGTGGGGCGTCCTAATGTGGGAAAATCATCACTCATCAACGCCCTTACCGGCGAAGACCGGAATATTGTGACCGACGTGGCCGGAACCACGCGCGACACGATTGGCACCCGCTACCGCTCCTATGGATTCGACTTTCTTTTGATGGATACTGCCGGAATCCGCAAAAAAGCCAAGGTTCACGATGACCTGGAATTCTACTCAGTGATTCGCTCCATTCGGGCCATTGAAAGCAGTGATGTGTGCTTTCTGCTTATTGACGCGCTTGAAGGGCTGGAAAAGCAAGATCTCAATATCTTTTCCATGATCCTGAAAAATAAGAAGGGCGTTGTGATTCTGGTAAATAAATGGGATGTGTACGAAAAAGACCAGCACAGCACCCGAAAGCTTGAAGAGGAAATCCGCGAAAAGTTAGCCCCCTTTAACGACGTGCCCATATTGTTTGTGTCTGCTATCACCAAACAACGTATTCACAAAGCCCTCGAAACAGGAATTGAAGTGTTTCAGAACCGCAAACAGCGCATCTCAACCTCACGCCTGAATGATGTAATGCTCGAAATTATTGAACGCACACCTCCACCCGCAATTAAAGGAAAATACGTCCGCATCAAATACGTTACACAGATCCCAACACACGTGCCGAGCTTTGTGTTTTTCTGCAATCTTCCTCAGTATATCAAAGACCCGTACAAGCGCTTTGTAGAAAACAAGCTTCGCGAAAACTTCTCATTTACAGGAGTTCCAATCAATGTCTTTTTTCGCCAGAAATAG
- the gldN gene encoding gliding motility protein GldN, producing the protein MNNARKIFSAVLLLSIGMLPFSMQAQTVLDGAYIKEHTKTKKIIQYPHLREADVMWSKRIWRTIELKEKINHPLYFPHNEINDRKSLFQVIRDGLIVEGSITAYDPGVTLDDEFNDPMLISEVEGILAKLDTMLVPDPDDWDKMIEVIQQNDITPDQIERYQIKEDWYFDKQRSEMYVRIIGLAPQIAALTQDGERTGAYRTLFWLYFPECRYLFSNWEVYNRTNDSERRTFDDIFMKRQFSSFIHKEQNVYDRSIVEYAIGIDALLESERIKEELFLMEHDLWNF; encoded by the coding sequence ATGAACAACGCAAGAAAGATTTTTTCGGCAGTGCTGCTTCTGAGTATAGGGATGCTTCCCTTCTCCATGCAGGCACAAACAGTTCTTGATGGTGCGTACATAAAAGAGCACACCAAGACCAAGAAAATCATCCAATACCCGCACCTGCGCGAGGCGGATGTAATGTGGTCCAAGCGAATATGGCGTACCATAGAGCTAAAAGAGAAAATCAATCACCCGTTGTACTTCCCTCACAATGAGATTAATGATCGCAAGAGCCTGTTTCAGGTGATTCGCGATGGCTTGATTGTAGAAGGCTCTATTACTGCTTATGACCCCGGGGTGACACTGGACGATGAGTTCAACGATCCCATGCTCATTTCTGAAGTGGAGGGAATCCTGGCCAAACTTGATACGATGCTCGTACCTGATCCGGACGATTGGGACAAGATGATTGAAGTGATTCAACAAAATGATATCACACCCGATCAAATTGAGCGTTACCAAATCAAAGAAGACTGGTATTTCGATAAGCAGCGTTCCGAAATGTATGTGCGCATCATCGGATTGGCACCGCAAATCGCGGCTCTAACCCAGGATGGGGAGCGTACAGGGGCCTACAGAACTCTTTTCTGGCTCTACTTCCCGGAGTGCCGCTACCTGTTTTCTAACTGGGAAGTGTACAATCGCACCAATGATTCGGAACGCCGAACTTTTGATGATATCTTCATGAAGCGCCAGTTTTCGAGTTTCATACACAAGGAGCAAAATGTGTATGACAGGAGCATTGTGGAGTACGCCATTGGAATTGATGCACTGCTTGAGTCTGAACGAATCAAGGAAGAACTCTTTCTGATGGAGCACGACCTATGGAATTTCTGA
- a CDS encoding GTPase Era, with translation MKHRAGFVNIIGKPNVGKSTLMNAVLGESLSIITPKAQTTRHRIMGLLNHPDYQIVFSDTPGLLAPSYKMQERMMNFVEQAFSDADIIIYITIPDEVIEEELRERINSLGVPVLVLLNKIDTSDQEAVTSEVEKLKEWFPDSTVMPVSALHRFNLDAVLEFIIEWLPEHPPYFDKESLSDRPMRFFMSEMIREQIFLHYQKEIPYSAQVEIESFKESEELIHIRAIIYVMRQSQKGIVIGHKGEKLKKVGTGARKSMEKFLGAKVFLELHVKVDENWRDENHKLDKYGYL, from the coding sequence TTGAAACACCGCGCAGGATTTGTAAACATTATCGGGAAACCCAACGTGGGCAAGTCAACCCTGATGAATGCTGTTCTTGGCGAATCGCTCTCCATCATCACCCCAAAAGCCCAAACCACGAGGCATCGCATCATGGGCTTACTCAATCACCCCGATTACCAGATTGTGTTTTCCGATACTCCGGGTCTCCTCGCTCCGTCATATAAAATGCAGGAGCGGATGATGAATTTCGTGGAGCAGGCCTTTAGCGACGCCGATATAATCATCTATATCACGATACCGGATGAAGTCATTGAAGAGGAATTGCGCGAAAGAATCAATTCGTTGGGAGTACCTGTGTTGGTTCTGCTCAATAAAATTGACACCAGTGACCAGGAAGCCGTTACCTCGGAAGTAGAAAAGCTTAAGGAATGGTTTCCCGACTCTACGGTGATGCCGGTTTCTGCGTTGCATCGCTTCAACCTTGATGCAGTCCTCGAATTTATCATTGAATGGCTGCCTGAGCACCCGCCTTACTTCGATAAAGAATCGTTGTCCGACAGGCCTATGCGCTTCTTTATGTCTGAAATGATTCGCGAACAGATTTTTCTCCACTACCAAAAAGAAATACCGTACTCCGCACAAGTGGAGATCGAGAGCTTTAAGGAGTCCGAAGAGCTCATTCATATACGTGCCATTATATACGTGATGCGCCAATCGCAAAAAGGAATAGTGATTGGTCACAAGGGTGAGAAACTTAAAAAAGTAGGAACCGGTGCCCGAAAATCCATGGAGAAGTTTCTGGGCGCTAAAGTGTTTCTGGAACTGCATGTGAAAGTGGACGAAAACTGGCGCGACGAAAATCACAAACTCGATAAGTACGGATACCTCTAA
- a CDS encoding D-tyrosyl-tRNA(Tyr) deacylase, with protein sequence MRAVIQRVAEASVQVENQVVGAIGKGLLILLGIEHDDDEQDAVWLAEKIAALRIFSDTEGKMNASIGDVEGEALVISQFTLHAKTKKGNRPSFIRAAKPDHAVAMYEQFVAYLEKSLGKPVQTGSFGAMMQVSLVNHGPVTIWIDTKNKE encoded by the coding sequence ATGCGGGCAGTAATACAGCGGGTTGCGGAGGCTTCGGTACAGGTAGAGAACCAAGTAGTAGGTGCCATCGGAAAAGGCTTGCTCATATTGCTGGGTATTGAGCACGATGATGATGAACAGGATGCGGTGTGGCTCGCGGAAAAAATTGCCGCCCTGCGTATTTTCTCTGATACAGAGGGTAAAATGAATGCTTCCATCGGAGATGTTGAAGGAGAGGCTCTGGTCATCAGCCAGTTTACGCTTCACGCTAAAACAAAAAAAGGAAACCGCCCGTCGTTTATCCGCGCAGCAAAACCAGACCACGCCGTAGCGATGTACGAGCAATTCGTGGCATACCTGGAAAAATCTCTGGGAAAGCCGGTGCAAACCGGTTCATTTGGAGCGATGATGCAGGTGTCGCTGGTGAACCACGGCCCCGTAACCATTTGGATAGATACAAAAAACAAGGAATAG
- the rsgA gene encoding ribosome small subunit-dependent GTPase A, with amino-acid sequence METGVVMKSTGSWYDVRSNDGKTVKCNIRGKIRLKGLRTTNPVAVGDKVHFEMQDEGTGVITGIEPRMNYIVRRSVNLSRAAHILAANIDQALLLVTLKDPLTLPAFVDRFLVTAEAYHIPAVLVFNKIDIYTEAELDNLRGFASVYWEVGYRCLEVSAETGEGLEAVRTLLANKVSLLSGHSGVGKSTLVNAVDSGLKLRTAALSESFRLGQHTTTFAEMHPLSFGGYVIDTPGIKGFGLVDFEKSEIAERFPEMRALQSECKFHNCVHVDEPQCAVKEAVEDGRIAWTRYDSYLKLYFNNEAGDTYRQNPYS; translated from the coding sequence ATGGAGACGGGAGTAGTCATGAAGTCAACCGGAAGCTGGTACGACGTGCGCAGCAATGACGGTAAAACCGTGAAATGCAATATTCGCGGAAAAATCCGCCTGAAAGGTCTTCGAACTACCAACCCTGTTGCAGTGGGCGACAAAGTGCATTTTGAGATGCAGGATGAGGGCACCGGTGTGATTACCGGTATTGAACCCCGCATGAATTATATTGTGCGCCGATCGGTTAATCTGTCGCGAGCAGCTCATATACTGGCCGCCAATATTGACCAGGCATTGTTGCTGGTAACCTTGAAAGACCCGCTTACCCTGCCCGCTTTTGTAGATCGTTTTTTGGTAACGGCAGAGGCTTACCATATACCGGCGGTGCTTGTGTTCAATAAGATTGACATTTACACTGAGGCCGAGCTTGATAACTTGCGGGGATTTGCATCGGTGTATTGGGAGGTGGGTTATCGCTGCCTGGAGGTTTCGGCAGAAACCGGCGAAGGTCTGGAGGCGGTGCGAACACTACTCGCCAACAAGGTAAGCCTGCTTTCGGGCCATAGCGGAGTAGGCAAGAGCACCTTGGTAAATGCTGTAGATTCCGGTCTCAAACTTCGAACGGCTGCTTTATCTGAGTCTTTTCGTTTGGGGCAGCACACCACAACCTTTGCTGAAATGCACCCCCTCTCTTTTGGCGGCTACGTGATAGATACTCCCGGAATCAAGGGTTTTGGACTTGTGGATTTCGAAAAGTCAGAGATTGCTGAACGATTTCCGGAGATGAGAGCCCTGCAGTCAGAATGCAAATTTCATAATTGTGTACACGTGGATGAGCCTCAGTGCGCAGTAAAGGAGGCGGTAGAGGATGGTCGCATTGCCTGGACCCGCTACGACAGCTATTTGAAACTGTACTTTAACAACGAAGCCGGTGATACTTACCGGCAAAATCCATACAGCTAA
- the gldM gene encoding gliding motility protein GldM, with the protein MAGGKETPRQKMIGMMYLVLTALLALNVSKEILDAFVLINEGLENTKVTFKQKIDEQYAKFEASYSENPAKYRENWEKAKEVREMANEITEQVDKIKAHLISKVEKIPMDQVIASNGRGQDTVLSLQYVKMKDNYDISTEVLVGENAGMPRTSHPDGDYLAAANLRKNLEDFRERLKELLDGQMPVLADNFDRTFDFSDRRDASGTMSTWEGMNFYYIPLAAVITNLSKIQTDVRNVEADMVTWLMADVDAASFKFTKLVPIAIPQTNYVLQGDTFRADVFLAAYDDTNFPAVEIGVDQSVQHDSSTTSLIGESVDVPIGDDGFAKLRIPAGQVGFQTWKGLIRFKGPQGEIPFLFDVNFEVAKPSLVVSPTKMNVFYRGLDNPVDISVPGFSAEKIKPSVTNGALSRTSEGWVVKPGQGAECVISVSVEMDDGSSKPMGSMTFRCKNVPKPTPTFAGLSIGDTRIEKAKAVAQIGVGAKMEDFVFDLQYPVVSFDLTTIMRGEAITRKSNSNRLTDEQKQMLQNVARNQKILIENIKAKAPDGSVNPIGNLSFTVY; encoded by the coding sequence ATGGCTGGAGGTAAAGAAACACCGAGGCAGAAGATGATCGGTATGATGTACCTTGTACTCACGGCTCTTCTGGCACTGAACGTGTCAAAGGAGATCCTTGACGCATTCGTACTGATCAACGAAGGTTTGGAGAATACCAAAGTAACCTTCAAACAAAAGATTGACGAGCAATACGCGAAGTTTGAGGCTTCTTACAGTGAAAATCCCGCGAAATACCGGGAGAACTGGGAAAAAGCCAAAGAAGTGCGCGAGATGGCCAACGAAATCACTGAACAAGTAGATAAAATCAAAGCCCACCTGATATCCAAGGTAGAAAAAATCCCAATGGATCAGGTCATCGCGAGCAATGGTCGTGGTCAGGATACCGTGCTTTCACTTCAATACGTGAAAATGAAAGATAACTATGATATCAGTACGGAGGTTTTGGTAGGTGAAAACGCAGGTATGCCGAGAACATCGCACCCTGATGGAGATTACCTTGCCGCTGCCAATCTGCGTAAGAATCTCGAAGACTTTCGTGAAAGACTCAAAGAGCTTTTGGATGGGCAGATGCCCGTTTTGGCAGACAACTTTGATCGTACCTTTGATTTCTCAGATCGGCGAGATGCATCAGGAACCATGAGTACATGGGAAGGCATGAACTTCTATTACATTCCGCTGGCGGCTGTAATAACCAACTTGTCTAAAATCCAAACCGATGTGCGAAATGTTGAGGCGGATATGGTTACCTGGTTGATGGCCGATGTCGATGCAGCTTCATTTAAGTTTACCAAGCTCGTGCCCATTGCAATCCCTCAAACCAATTACGTTCTTCAGGGTGATACCTTTAGGGCGGATGTGTTTCTGGCGGCCTATGATGATACCAACTTTCCGGCTGTGGAAATTGGTGTAGATCAGTCTGTTCAGCACGATTCATCTACCACATCGCTCATTGGAGAATCAGTAGATGTTCCTATTGGCGATGACGGTTTTGCCAAGCTGCGTATTCCTGCAGGTCAGGTAGGTTTCCAAACCTGGAAAGGTCTGATTCGCTTTAAAGGCCCGCAAGGGGAGATTCCCTTCTTGTTTGATGTGAACTTTGAAGTAGCCAAACCATCTTTGGTGGTATCTCCAACCAAAATGAATGTGTTCTACCGCGGTTTGGATAATCCAGTGGACATTTCTGTCCCCGGATTCTCCGCCGAGAAAATTAAGCCCAGCGTTACCAATGGTGCACTGAGCCGCACCAGCGAAGGATGGGTTGTAAAACCCGGGCAGGGCGCTGAATGCGTAATCAGTGTGAGCGTTGAAATGGATGATGGTAGTTCCAAGCCCATGGGAAGCATGACTTTCCGTTGCAAGAATGTGCCCAAGCCTACTCCAACATTTGCCGGTTTGAGCATCGGAGATACCCGCATCGAAAAGGCCAAAGCTGTAGCCCAAATTGGGGTAGGAGCCAAAATGGAAGACTTCGTGTTTGACCTGCAATACCCGGTGGTTTCTTTTGACCTTACCACCATCATGCGCGGAGAGGCCATCACACGCAAGTCGAACAGCAACCGCCTTACTGACGAGCAGAAACAAATGCTTCAGAATGTAGCGCGAAATCAGAAAATACTCATTGAAAACATCAAGGCAAAGGCTCCTGACGGGAGTGTAAATCCAATCGGAAACTTGTCCTTTACGGTGTACTAA
- a CDS encoding methionine adenosyltransferase, translating to MPYYFTSESVSEGHPDKIADQISDALIDHFMAFDKDSKVACETLVTTGQVIVAGEVKSSAYLDVQSIVRDVIRDIGYTKSQYKFDADSCGILSAIHEQSADINRGVERNDPESQGAGDQGMMFGYACKETDNYMPLGIELAHSLLKELAAIRKEGKQMTYLRPDAKAQVTILYGDDHQPLKIDSIVISTQHDEFVAPKANSEVSVRKAEEEMQKVIREDIEKHLIARVKRQLPARLKRLFNEHITYHVNPTGKFVIGGPHGDCGLTGRKIIVDTYGGRGAHGGGAFSGKDPSKVDRSAAYATRHIAKNMVAAGVCDEALVQVAYAIGIAEPMGLYVNTYGTAHVNLTDGEIAEKLLEIFDMRPYQIEQRLKLRNPIYRETAAYGHMGRESEQKTLTFKLPNNKEKKFKVETFTWEKLDYVEKLRKAFKL from the coding sequence ATGCCATACTATTTTACCTCCGAATCGGTGTCGGAAGGACACCCCGATAAAATTGCAGACCAAATATCTGACGCACTGATTGACCACTTTATGGCCTTTGACAAGGACTCGAAAGTGGCTTGTGAAACGCTCGTAACAACAGGGCAGGTCATTGTTGCAGGAGAGGTAAAATCTTCAGCCTACCTGGATGTTCAAAGTATTGTACGCGATGTAATCAGAGATATTGGCTACACCAAAAGCCAATACAAATTTGACGCGGACTCCTGCGGAATTCTCTCGGCCATTCACGAGCAGAGCGCCGATATTAACCGCGGTGTTGAACGCAATGATCCGGAATCGCAGGGTGCCGGTGACCAGGGAATGATGTTCGGGTATGCCTGTAAGGAAACCGACAACTACATGCCACTTGGCATTGAACTGGCGCACAGCCTGCTCAAAGAGTTGGCAGCTATTCGCAAGGAAGGCAAGCAAATGACCTATCTCCGCCCCGACGCCAAAGCACAGGTTACCATTCTCTATGGCGACGATCACCAACCGTTGAAGATTGACTCCATCGTTATCTCAACCCAACATGATGAATTTGTGGCTCCCAAGGCAAATTCGGAGGTCTCCGTTCGAAAAGCTGAGGAGGAGATGCAGAAAGTGATTCGCGAAGACATCGAGAAGCATCTGATTGCACGAGTGAAGCGTCAATTACCCGCTCGCCTGAAGCGTCTCTTTAACGAGCACATCACCTACCACGTAAACCCCACAGGAAAGTTCGTGATTGGAGGACCGCACGGTGACTGCGGCCTTACCGGACGCAAGATTATCGTAGATACCTATGGCGGCCGCGGTGCCCACGGAGGAGGTGCCTTCTCCGGAAAAGACCCCTCAAAAGTTGACCGTTCTGCTGCCTACGCCACCCGCCACATTGCCAAAAACATGGTAGCTGCCGGTGTGTGCGACGAGGCCCTTGTTCAAGTTGCCTACGCCATTGGAATTGCTGAACCCATGGGGCTATATGTGAACACCTACGGAACGGCACATGTGAACCTTACAGATGGTGAGATTGCCGAGAAGCTTTTAGAGATTTTTGATATGCGCCCATACCAGATAGAGCAGCGCCTCAAACTGAGAAACCCCATTTACCGCGAAACAGCGGCCTACGGTCATATGGGGCGTGAATCAGAGCAAAAAACCCTGACTTTTAAACTTCCCAACAACAAAGAGAAGAAGTTCAAGGTTGAGACCTTCACTTGGGAAAAGCTGGACTACGTAGAAAAACTTCGCAAAGCTTTTAAGCTCTAG